The stretch of DNA cagctacaaaacacaatttttcagcataatccttaccattagctatgcattttttttgccagtgatgagcaCAGACGtacatgctgcacttgtaaaaatttgcagcagcggaggtgacccattGTTCCACAGCTGTTATGACAGCGTTGTTCTGAGACAaaccacccacagcctcacattcactgtttggcCTACACAAGTGTTCAGTAAgtactgatgaatgtcagtgggtgccattttttccacatgaagaaaTTCAATTCCACCCCTCcgtttcatacacacttccatgtcacactgcccctctgctgccatctgtcacacggcaacaacatgtaatggaatatcggtgggaaggttcagcctctactgccatactaccaacatccgcctctgatggTGTAAAGAAGAGGTGtcaataaaataggaggcattacattcagagcagcctttgtaaAATATATACTACAGTGAGTGTATGTAAGtaataaaacttatttaaaatattttttattaaaacataaaaaagagaacaacaaaaacataaaactagaaGGATATTTGACtgtgtttttgtgaaactaatgcatcaggctggttcgatggcagtggctgccactgttagtgagctctcaaggcATTCATCAGAGATTTCTGGTGAAAtcttactcttcctgtacttcatccttgaaaacagttgttcacaaacGTACATATTGCCAAAAAGCAATGGCATGAGTAAGGTGTGGTTGTGAAGCAACAGATACATTTCTCTGGTCAGATAGGGCTTACAAAGGTCTGGTGGAGACACATGATTTTTCTTCGAGTTCAATGTCTGGTTGCAACTctgtacattccatttgaaaagatgtatttttgcCCACTAAATACggagttgcaaatatacaaaaaaaattgattactTTTTCAGCACTCTTGAAACATGTTCTCAAATCCCTtgatcaaaacagaaagcacagctgcgtattttttgctgttcacaggactgtgtttagaCACTGTATCAAAATGCTCACAGTAACTTGCCATCGCTTGAGTCGGCTCAGCATTATGCCCTCTCCAAGTCATGGTTTTGGCCCAGACAGTGCCAATCACGCACTGATGTTCAGCTGTTTTGAGTGATGGGTGCATGCCTAGGGCCGGGCTCAGCCCCCCGCAGCCATTCAGGCTGAGCgccagcagctggggagcagctctgcagggaaggagcaagGTGCTGGGCTGAACTGCAGCCTTGCGGTGGTAGAGATCGGCCACAAACTGCGTGGACACACCATGCACTGACCCTACTGAGCAAACCCTCCTGTAAAGACCAGAGGAAACAGGGCTGCAGTACAGCGTGTCCAAGGAGGCCTGggaggaactgggcttgtttggCTTCTGTAAGACATCTCAGGACTGTCTGCAGCCCCCTCACAGGGgaaacagagcagaggaggccaTGGCTGTTCTTGAAAGCACATGGTGAAATGACACATCACAAGGCGCAATGAGGGAAGTTCTGCTCGAATGCTAGGAAGTGCTTACGATGCAGATGGCCAAGCACCGCAGTAGGGTCCCAGAGAGGCTGAGTGAtcctcagcagtgctggttCTGAAGCAGCAGGCACGGGCGCTTTCCTTTGAAGGAGGGCAAGACCAGATGATGCCGGTATCACCAAGGACCTCACCACGCTGCGGCTCTCGCGTGAGGCCTCCACAAGGCACCTCCAGGACAGCTCCCAAATCCCGGCTATCTGGCAGCTCTTCGCACGCACCAGATTCCTCCTGCTTTCAGCCCTCAGAGGTCCCCCTCACGTTCACACGTACAGTGCCTCCTAAACCTCCCGCTGAAACATCCACGTCTATCACCTCATTTTCCGCACTTCCTTCCTCTCGGCTTCCTCTTCAGGGCCACACCTGTAGCCGCCCGGCGGCACACTGTGAGGCCGCCCCCGCCGGAGTCCCGGGCCCGCCCCTGGCAGCTGTACACGGGCGTCTCCGCGTCCGCCCGGGCCGCCATGGCGCAAGGACAGCCGTGGGCACCGAcggggccgcggggctgcgCCGTGCACTCGGGGCGGCCGCTGGAGCTCTTCTGCGGGGACTGCGGCCGCTGTGTCTGTGCCCTCTGCCCGGCGCTGGGCCCGCACCGCGGCCACGACGCCCGCTTGCTGCCCCAGGCGGCCCGCGACAAGCAGGTGGGCCgtgtgccgtgccgtgccgtgccgcgGGCGGGCTCCGTGCCGCGGGCTTCCCGCTCGCGATCGGAGCCCTTTCTTTTGCGCCTTTCTTGCCCGGGGCCGGCGCACCTGGCTTTTCCGGTGTCGGCAAgtggcggcggcgggggcggctCCGAGGGCCGCAGGGGTGCGGACGGTGTGCTGCCGCTGCGCTGCCGCTGCGCTGGAGTACGGCGGATGGAGAGAGCGCACGGCGGGGACGGGGCAGAGGCGTGGGGTCTGGCTGCTGAGCGGCTCGGCCGCGCTTCCTTGCACGGAAGGCCGGCAGCTCCCGCACGGcatggggagaggaggagaagggcgAGAGCGAGGGAACTCGTGGGTCACAGTAAAAATAGTTCAGCGAgcaaaggagaaggggaagacGAGAGGAAGAAGAAGCACAAGAAGCAGGGCAGAAGCTCGCTGCCTCCCGCGGTCAGATCGATGCCTGGCGAGCTCCTGAGCATAAGCTGGGTCATCCGCCCAAACGCCAGCTCTGCATTGTACTGCTGGGCATGGCGCTATGGGGCATGGTTAGTTTGCACCATCAGCCTGCTTGTGTTGCTCCCGGCGCCCAAGCTTTTCACTgtggagagagagggaggaacACAGAAGGCCCTGAtgctgtgccagccctgctcagcagctgctcgGACATCACTGCGCTATCAGGCATTGCTTTGGTCGCAGCAAGGAGCACTCGCTCTGTCCCACCAGACCAACCACAGAGATGGGACATGCTGCAACCTGTGGGCATGGACGCTGCTGGCAGATAACTGCTGCTGGTCTCTGGACCAGAAGAAGTGAGCAGGATAGAAACATGAGTCCAGGTAGAAGAGGATGTCCATAGGAAGTCTCTGCTGACATCTGCTGACCGGTAGTTGCAGAGATTTCAGGCAAAAATGTGTCTCCACAGTCATCGTAGCCTCAGGGATCATATTTGGAttagcagttttgttttgttccattgAGACAGCTATGAGGCTGACAGTCTTCCTCAGTGCTGTTAGGAAGTGTGAACTGGGGGTGCCTGGAAGAGATGACAACAGCTGTGCAGAGTCCATCATCTGGTTCTTCCCTGAATCCAAGCATGTGCAGTGTCTGTTCAGGACACACCCTGCCCTCTGATCACTGGGCGCAGCAAAGCTTCTGCATCAACAGGTGGAGCACAGCCCTTCGACTTGTCAGGGACTTGAGATGGGAAAGCTGTGGTTGGAAGGGATGGCATGGCCTGAGTTTCCAGTTCCACACAAGTTGTCTgcttgcatgtgtgtgtgcaggggaCTGCCAGCTGTGAGCTCTCTGGTTTTGCCTGCAGCCTATTTCATCTGACTCTTTTCATaaccaaatgaaaaaatgcatgtgTCTCCAAAGGAGGCTATGTCAGTAATGCAAACTGTTGCCCATTTAGAACCACATTTGCCCAGTTTATTGTCCCTGCAGAACTTAAATGCAGTGCTGAGATGGGAATGTTGTAGTGAGCTGATTTGTGTGCATGTTCCTGATGGGTGCCGGCTGCAGAGTGAGTGTGCTGACACAGCTATAGCTGTGAAGCTGCCTTACCTATGCTGCTGGGAGGCTCTGTGTACTGCACTTGTGCACTGCTGAGGGTTGGGGTGCTAATAACAAAAAGGCATCACTGAGTGCACCTGTTCAGCCCACAGAGGGCTGTGGTTGAGGAACTGTGGGGCAggtgcagctgagcagagctgtgttgcTTAGTACACCACACGGCACAGCACAGATATTGGAGATGCTGAGCTTTAAGTGTTAGTTGTTACAGTCATTGTCCACAGCATCACTGTGGTGACTGTTTCTGACTGCTCTTTTGCACAAATATCCTGAACATTCACTGTATTTTTGACTACAGAGAGAGCTTTCCACTGATGATCTGAATGAAAGTACTTGCTTAGCTGCCCACCTGCCGCTGTGTGCACAAGCACGTGTTATGGGTCTGAAATGCAGTGGTTAGCCTTGTCTGATTGCCAGGTGCCCATCTGGCTTCATATTGATGTCCCTCTTCCACAGGACTGGGGGAGGAAATGCGATGGAAGAGCTTGTGGGTGGAGGTAATGACAGGGACGGGAGATTCCTCACCAGTTACTGTTGATTTGGGGATAGATTAACTTGATTTATTgctgattaaaaataagtagGATAGcgaaaagcagaataaaagtaaaaacaccTTCTGTTCCCCCACCTTCTCTTGACCCCTCTGCCTCCCCCCCAGGCAGTGCATGGGAATATGCGATGGGCGCTGCGCTCAGTCCGTAGTGCTCTGTCTCTGCCGCCCATCCCCAGCCCCTTTGTTCCGACATGGCTCTGTAGTGCAGGGCCCACCCTTGGGGCAGCGGCGGGGCCCAGCTGGAGGGCACTGCTCTGAcatggggtgctgctgggtgctgtgagCACGGCCCTCCTGCAGACCCTGCTGCCAAAACCTGGCGGCATAGGAACAGATGTACAATGCCATAGATTTCaagatgaaaatgcttttgtcaCCATAGGTTTTCCTGCTGTTTATGAAAGTGGCATAGTTTGTATAGCTCTGTGTATCTTACCCTTATAACCACAGGGCAGCAGGTGAACTGATAAAACATTTATGTTGTGTTGTCCCTGGCCTTGCTGGATAGCCTTATAAACTTTTTCAGTAACATACTTCCTTGTTAGgaaagaaagctatttttttttttataaatgttatgaaacagattttattttatattttgtaatttttgtaatttattttatttatactgCTTAGGAACTCCTCACAGTGTATTTGAGGAATCTAGAAGtgaaaaaagagcaagaggCTGGTAACAGAAAGCGTGTAGAGCAAGCTGCTAATGATCTAAAGGTAAAGTGTGACTTGCTTCTCCACTGGGTGATTATTTTCCAAGGAgagacatttttctctctctgcgGCTCTTCAAAGACCCAGACAAGTGCTGCTTCTCTAGGAAAGGAGTGTTGAATATGGAGGCACTCTTCTGCTTCATCTATAGGCACACGCCGCtgcaagcaaacagcagctgttGGACAGAGTTATGCAGCTCCAGTTACTGCTTCAGGAAGAGGAGAAACTGGCAAGaaatgtcattgatgaaaaGACTCAGCAGGCCCTTGAAGCACATGGTCATCAGGTGCAGTCCTGCCAAGAAGAACTTGCAGCCCTGGAGGCATTCTCACGTCGAATCAGAGAGATACAGCAGTGCAGTGATCCTGTTCAGTTCCTGGAGGTGGTACTGTGTGGCCTCTCCCTGCCTCTTACCCTCTTAGTCCCTGGTAAAGCGCTCTAGTGGTTAGCTTCTGTAGATCCTTCTGCAAGGATAAGCTTTCtcactgctatttttctttgttttgttgctgttttggtgGACCAGTTTGGTTTGGTTCCTAATGTTTGAGCTATTAGGTTCATGCATTGCTGTCAGGTCTATAAAAGATTCATTATACTTTTAAGCATATATGAAACAATAATTAGGCATGCTTGATCATCTTGAACATTAACACTGTATCAAGCCTTTCCTTGGGCAGTATGATAAGAGTGAGGACAGACAACCCTACCTGGCAACCTGAGGCTAAGTTGTCTCATTCCTTTAATTGCAAGCGATCCCAATCTCCCTGAGCAGTAGCCATTACTTTACTGGAGGTGgtggtgcttttctttttgcttacaGACGAATATCCCCCTCTTTCCTAGTGAGCTGTTAAGCAGGCACAGCCAGGTCTACTTGTTATGGCCTAGTTCACCTTGTAACGGAGCTGTCCTTGCCCTTTTgtgtgggagctgggagggaagaaTCCATTTGTGCTGCTGACTAtactcatctgtttttctgccctCAGAAATGCACGGAAATTGAGAAGGAATTGCAGGATTCAAGGAGACAGCCAGAACAGTGGCATCCAATACCTCTCTCATTTGAGCACATACTCAACCACTATTCGTGTCTCATGAAATTTCTTCAGTCCATTCTACAGAAACCACTAGAAGTTCGGCTTAAAGAAGGTATATCTGGGAGAGTGCAATGAATTTTGCAGTCTCCTGCTCTCCTAAATAAAGAGTGGTCTCTAAGTAGGAGCAGGATCTTCTACTAGAtaaacagagctggaaaaaaaaggcagcttttaGGCATGGGTGCTGTTCTTTGATGGCATTGGTATAATGTTGCTGTAGCTGTGGTGATGAAGAAACATATGCAGTTTCTCTTTTAACTCTGGAAAAGGTCTTTTTCATGCCTTCAagtttttctgatgtttttcccagctctgtcagttatttcagtgtagatattttcttcccattgaACTGATGTTATTTTTATCTGTAGACCATCACACCTGCACAACACAGCTGATCCGTCCTTTCACAGTTACTAAAGGGTGTAAATGCTCTGGTGGGACACATGGCAGACCTGAGACTTTGGGAACCTGTAGAAATTGAACACTTTTTGAAGCTGATGTACCTAGTGATATTTCTGTCTCAgtcagtctgaaaaaaaatatgttttttggTACTTTAAAGGGAGCCAACAGCTTCTGCTTGGAGCTTCTTTGAGCTGGTATTTCATCCTTAAGTGACCTTTGGCATGACTAAGGCAAGGAGTTCCCTAACATAGAGCCACAAAGCCGCATAAGCATGGGGAAATCCCAACAGTACCTGAGTTATGGGCCAGCAGGGTCACAGTGACCATCAGATTATACCCATCTACCTTTTAATGGTACTTTTTCTGAGAGCCGCAGCCAAAAACAGTAGAGCAGGGTGTTAGCTGAAAACATCTGACCAAACCTGAAAGGTCACTGCAGGATGAATGGGAAGTTACTAGATAGTGCCATGGAGGTGCTCTGTGGCTACTGTTTGTAATTGTCTTGTGTTATCAGTTGATAGTGGTGTGCTTTTGAAGGGATGGGAAGTGCTTAATTGGGGTTGTGCTGGGTTGTGTAGTTTCCTTCGCATCACTGGGGTCCATACTATCCAAGGAGCATAAGGAGGAAAGCCTGCAGAGCAAATGGCCATTCTCCAGGAAAAGTATCACAAATTGTCCCATGGAAGATGAGATGTGACTCTACAACCTTTCTCGGGATGTGGGTGGAATTCACAACACAGAGGAGAGAAGCAAATAACCCACCTTATAAAATCCCCcgtggtgttttatttttaaaactttgagAGCAGAGCCATCTTCTTCCGCTTACACACTTACCTATGCTATCCCCTTTCATCTCTGCCCAGATGTATTCAGTAGCCTTAATGCCACCTCAAAGAGGGAGCCTGGAACAACACTGAAAACCGTGTCTCCTGTTGATCGGATGCTTTTCTTAAAACGTAAGTGTGGTTAAACAAAAGCTAGGAGGCTCCAAACTCTCTTGGCCCATCCACTGAAACAGACAATGAATGTATGCTGCCATTATCTTAGATGGATCTTTTAAAAGGGTTCTGATGTTTACACTGTTCAGCAGGATCAAGTGCTCAGCTTTTGCCTGAAAGTCAGTACAATTTTCTATACCTCATGTTAGGAAAGAAATTTTAGTTTCTGTCCCTGGAATCTTGGTCCTGTGTTTTTATTCAGAACTAGCATCTTGATGCAGCTTGGTCCTTtgtttgagttttgttttcctttttttaagcaatgaatttatttacatttgctTGAGATTTAGTAGCAATGCACTTGATGAAAATCTAAGTTTTCAGGCAAGTTTGACTAGCAGAGATCACTAATTTGCAGTATTTCATGCTCTTGAAAAGCATTCCTCgtggagttttatttttaaaaacttggcAGTAGAGCCATCTTCTTTCAGTTATACACTTCTGTAATTGTATTGCTTTCCTCCGTCTGACAGAGTTAGAGCCCCGGGGGGCTGGCtgtgccccagctgcaggcccGGCCCTCTTCTCACCAGCTGCTGGGGCGGTGTCCTAGTGTTGCTGGTGGGGTGGCCTCTTGGCAGGCGGTGCAGCAGCCTCCGAGGTGTGGGCCCTTCTCTTCGGGGCTCGCTGAGGTGCCCTATGTGGGTGCTGCCCGACGGTGCTGGCAGTTGAGGGACCTGGCACGGCCTCCCCCGGCTCCTCCCGGGCTGCTGCTTGGGCCAACAGCACTGGAGCCGGGATGGATGGGGGCTGTCCGGGAGCCTCCCTACGGGCAGCGGTGGAGGGGACAGGGAGCTCCTCCACGCTGgcttccccagtgctgctgaaggGCTGTAGGCCAGGGTCGGGAGTTTGTTCTGGgggtgcagctgtgccaggggcggctgcggggctgccctcctgccccGTGGCAGGATGGCGGGGCCCCAAGCCCAGCGGGTGTTGCACCTCCCCAATGCCCAGCCGTGCAGCTTGGACAATGAGCCGCCGCACAAAGCTGGTGGCCTGgctttgcagggagctggaaagCCACAGGGTCAGCACTCCCTCGTCCAGGCCAAATAAACACAGGCCAGAGATGACCAGGCGATGTGTTAGGAAGGCTGCCCTACCATCAGCCCCAAAGAGCTGCCTCAGCTCCCGTcacagccagggcagcaggggCCTGAGCACAGGTGGGTGCAGGCACTGACGGGCACCTGGATGGGCGCCGCCTGCATTTGGTGCTGGGGAGCTCTCCTGGCCCGCGCGCGCCGTCCGATGACAAACTCTTCAAAGCTGTCGTCCGCACGCACCGAGTGCAAGATGGACCTCACCCTGCGCTTGCACAGGGGGCACTTGGGCCTGGTCTCAACCCACCGACGGGTGCAGCCAAAGCAAAGCTGGTGCAGGCATGGCATGACGTGGCTGACATCATCCATAGTGTCCAGGCAAATGGGGCAGTGACGATCCAGCTCGGTGGCCatgctctccagctgctgtggtgGGCAGGAGAGCGCAGGGGATGAGGGGCTGCTCCTCACAccgctgctgcagcagcaggggtcacgctgggaaaggaagagaggcGACGGTCACTTGCTGACCCTGGCAGGGAAGGAACAAGTGCCCGGGTCCCTCAGGAAGGAGAccctcccagctgcccagggTGAGGTGTGCCCTTACCGGTTCCCTTTGCTGCCGCGGCCTCCTTGGATGCCCCGGCTGCCTGAGCCAGGCAGGGCCGGGAAGAAACTTCAGTGGCTCCGGGGACGAGCACTGAGAGCGGCtgtcagcagctcccagagcacGAGACCAGCACCAAGGCTATCCTTGCTGCTCGCTCCAGACCTCACAGACACGCTCGGCAGAAGTGCAGGCGCAAGCCAGAGTGAGACTCCGGGCCTGGCTACAAGCAGTGAGGGCCAAGAGGTCACAGTCCACTGCTGCGTATGTCACTATCTGTGATGCGGGGACATCGTTGTCAGGGACGTCACAGTGGGCACTGTCACCTGCAGCGCTCCAACCCCAGGAATCGCATCCAGGTTTTCCGCAGAGCCTCTGCCCTTTCCATTCCCTACATTGTGTCTGCTGGCGCATCACTTTCTTGACATGATTTTCCACTGCCTGCTCAGTGATGGTTTCATcttcttcagttgtttttttaaccttctgGCCCACCAGATCAAAGATGGCTTCTGGAGCATATCCCTTAGGCTCTCCCACCTTCACTGTCAGCATGTCAAGTGTCAGTACGGCACCTTCAGGAATTGTCACTTTTGCCTCAACAGACTTCTCCAgctacagaggagaaaataaaagaaccTTTTTGGCAAACACAATCCTCGGCACAGAATACCaggagaggataaaaaaaattatagagCTACTTGGGAAGGGGTTGCCCACCCTGTTGCTTAACTTCTTACTCCATAAGAAGTTCAAGTTAGCATGGAAATGTTTAAATTGTCACTATTCATGCTCTTGAAAAGCATCCCTtgtggtgttttatttttaaaaccttgagAGTAGAGCCATCTTCTTTCGGTTACACACTTAAGCAGTTCCCTTTCATCTCTGCTTCTAGAAAAGATGCAGCCACTGTAGCCAGGCCTTTTATGTCATCCTTACATCTCAGTCCTTTCAGTCCCTGTGTCTCTTGTGCTCTGCATGAACTTGGCATCCCCAGTTCTAACTTCTTTGATGGTGACTTGGAGCCAAGAGACAAAGACAGTCAGTCATTCACAGGAGGGAATCCTGCAGCATGCTCTTTTTACCTACGTGACTCCCATCTCCTGTCTTTTGTCACCAACTGTGCACACAGGCGTGCGTTAGTACTTGTGGTATTCATCCACCTAAACACCTATTCAGACCATAGGGAAGCCAGTACTAGCTTTTCTGACTTGCACTTCACCACTGAAGTATAGAGGAGATCACAACAACAAGATGTTGCATGTATGCGACTGAGCCCTGTGGTGGTGTGGTTTTGAAAGTTTTAGTTCATTTACAGTCATAATGCCAGAATTAAAACTTTGaagcctttctttttgtttagaaaattcTTCAGTTAACACTGCACATACAGTGCCATTTGCTTCTCCCTTCATTTGCAATATACAGGTACAGTGTGAAGGCTACAGAATTACCAGCAGTGGGCCCTCTGGCATCGTCACACACATATAACATACACATCAGCAACTCTTTCTGTATGTCTTTGCAGGTGTGTGCTGTGATCCTGCCCAGACCAAGACAATCTATTAGTAAGGCCGTGTATTAAACAACACCTATTGGTGCACCACtgctttgtgtattttaaacataGCCAATGTTAGGGGCCACAGTAAGGCAGGGAGATGTGGggcacagctgtattttttagTTATTGTTCATTTGTAGTACTTACTTTCCTGAAGTCTTTTTCCTGGCTTTGTGATTTTTGTCCTGCTTCATGTTAAAAAGAGTCTGCTGCTGTGTTCAGTGATTTCTAGAGTGCAGTTCCAgactgaaatttttcttttgtaaatgacCTGTTAGGTAAACTGCTGCAAATCTTGTGGGAGGTGGTAGGTTGTTTCTTAGCTACATACATGATGCTTCTCCTCCGAGCTGTGGAGGCTCTGCGTGAAACAGACTTTTAGCCTGTTTTTCAAAGGACGTCTCACAACCCAAGGGTCTGCTACAGTGCTGTCTGAAACCCCCAGGCTGTCATCATGATAGCAGTCTCCAACATTCTGCTTAAAAGCAGAAGCTCTCAGTGCTTATAGCCTACCGATTTGTATACTTCATCTCATTTGTGAAACATACATATACTGACTTAAATATGTCTTTTACTGACCTACATTAAAGACTATACAACTTTAACACACTGGTGCATATAGACAGTGCAGTGCTTCCTAGTAAAAATGTCTCTTACTCCTTGCAGAATCGCAGTTTCCAGAACACTTTCAGCTGTGGGCTCCTTTGCAGGCTTTTTGTATATAACTTGGGCCTTTTTCAAAAGGCATGATAAACATAGCAAGTACATTTATGGTTTTGATTGCAGATGGAAGATCACCAACCTGGGAATATGATAGCCTTCATCCAAGGCTGAAGTTGTCTGATGACCGTCTTGTAGTAAGCTGTAACTGGAGGAGGATATTTTACCCTTGTGGTCCCCAGAGATTTGATAAATTATGGCAAGTGCTAAGCAGAGACGCATTCCTCTCTGGGAGCCATTACTGGGAAGTTGACCTCCTTCATGCTGGAGCTGGGTGGTGGATTGGTGCAGCTTACCCTTCCATTGGCAGGAAAGGAGATTCAGAAAGCTGTCGACTAGGCTGGAATAGAGCATCTTGGTGCATTAAAAAGTTTGATCTTGAATACTGGGCATTTCACAAGGGGGAGAGGATCCCTCTCCTGATTGAAGATGATCCTGATCGCATTGGCATTTTTCTGGATTATGAAGCCGGAATCCTTTCATTCTATAATGTTACTGATGGCATGTCTCATTTGCACACTTTCCACTGCAAGTTCACAGAGCCAGTTTACCCAGCTTTGAGGCTCTGGGAAGGGTCTATTGGAATATGGAAACTAACATAAggaatgaagtaaaataaagccTTCTATCTCAACTTTTTTTGTATGAAAGCCGCTTTAGTAGTAATCTACATGAATCACTTTCTGTTATGTGAAGATTCAGCTGTGGCATTTCTGGAAGGTAACAGGGAAGTTCAAGAAAACCAGCTGTTTTTAAGTAGTATCTATCATCTATATTTTCAGTGGAGGAGTTTTGATCTGCCATTTATAAATGATGTCAGTGTATCACCTAAAGTGC from Numida meleagris isolate 19003 breed g44 Domestic line chromosome Z, NumMel1.0, whole genome shotgun sequence encodes:
- the TRIM14 gene encoding tripartite motif-containing protein 14 isoform X2 translates to MAQGQPWAPTGPRGCAVHSGRPLELFCGDCGRCVCALCPALGPHRGHDARLLPQAARDKQELLTVYLRNLEVKKEQEAGNRKRVEQAANDLKAHAAASKQQLLDRVMQLQLLLQEEEKLARNVIDEKTQQALEAHGHQVQSCQEELAALEAFSRRIREIQQCSDPVQFLEKCTEIEKELQDSRRQPEQWHPIPLSFEHILNHYSCLMKFLQSILQKPLEVRLKEDVFSSLNATSKREPGTTLKTVSPVDRMLFLKHGRSPTWEYDSLHPRLKLSDDRLVVSCNWRRIFYPCGPQRFDKLWQVLSRDAFLSGSHYWEVDLLHAGAGWWIGAAYPSIGRKGDSESCRLGWNRASWCIKKFDLEYWAFHKGERIPLLIEDDPDRIGIFLDYEAGILSFYNVTDGMSHLHTFHCKFTEPVYPALRLWEGSIGIWKLT
- the TRIM14 gene encoding tripartite motif-containing protein 14 isoform X1; translation: MAQGQPWAPTGPRGCAVHSGRPLELFCGDCGRCVCALCPALGPHRGHDARLLPQAARDKQELLTVYLRNLEVKKEQEAGNRKRVEQAANDLKAHAAASKQQLLDRVMQLQLLLQEEEKLARNVIDEKTQQALEAHGHQVQSCQEELAALEAFSRRIREIQQCSDPVQFLEVKCTEIEKELQDSRRQPEQWHPIPLSFEHILNHYSCLMKFLQSILQKPLEVRLKEDVFSSLNATSKREPGTTLKTVSPVDRMLFLKHGRSPTWEYDSLHPRLKLSDDRLVVSCNWRRIFYPCGPQRFDKLWQVLSRDAFLSGSHYWEVDLLHAGAGWWIGAAYPSIGRKGDSESCRLGWNRASWCIKKFDLEYWAFHKGERIPLLIEDDPDRIGIFLDYEAGILSFYNVTDGMSHLHTFHCKFTEPVYPALRLWEGSIGIWKLT